The following are encoded together in the Oceanobacillus zhaokaii genome:
- a CDS encoding gas vesicle protein GvpG, translated as MIHKIFTSPINLIVKIGEKVQEEVEKEFYDLEHIQKKLIHLQMMYELEEIDEDSYKQSETELLIRYEIAKKREMEQINELTKGKK; from the coding sequence ATGATTCACAAAATTTTCACTTCGCCAATAAATCTGATTGTAAAAATCGGAGAGAAGGTTCAAGAGGAAGTGGAAAAAGAATTTTATGATTTGGAGCATATCCAAAAGAAATTAATTCATTTACAGATGATGTATGAACTGGAGGAAATTGATGAAGATTCCTACAAACAATCGGAGACAGAACTGTTAATTCGTTACGAAATTGCTAAGAAGCGGGAAATGGAACAAATCAATGAACTGACCAAAGGTAAAAAGTGA
- a CDS encoding GvpL/GvpF family gas vesicle protein, translating into MIDEQGIYVFCSIQTDKVESFGTIHFEGEERQVYTIHYKDAAMVVTKVPMKIYHPSKDNLMMHQQVLSKVMEKMDTVVPISFGNMFHSEEDVIALAESLYPQLVKIFPQIKGKIEVGLKVIGKKDWLEKNINQNEDVMKKKQVVHSKSEAAGYFDRIQLGEMAKNFFQSLQNDIKTEIHDALTPLAEADQINDPIGEKMLLNTAYLIDRDKEAEFDEKVNKLHDSWQDKVDFKYTGPWPAYNFINIKLKVEEPSA; encoded by the coding sequence ATGATCGATGAACAAGGAATTTATGTTTTTTGCAGTATACAGACAGATAAAGTAGAATCCTTTGGAACAATTCATTTTGAAGGAGAGGAAAGACAGGTTTATACCATTCATTATAAAGACGCCGCGATGGTTGTCACCAAAGTTCCAATGAAAATTTACCATCCTAGTAAAGATAATCTAATGATGCATCAGCAAGTGCTTTCTAAGGTAATGGAAAAAATGGATACAGTTGTTCCAATCAGTTTTGGAAATATGTTCCATAGTGAAGAAGATGTGATTGCTCTGGCGGAAAGCCTTTATCCTCAACTGGTGAAGATTTTCCCACAAATCAAAGGGAAAATTGAGGTTGGTTTAAAAGTTATTGGCAAGAAGGATTGGCTTGAGAAAAACATCAATCAAAACGAAGATGTCATGAAGAAAAAACAGGTGGTACATTCCAAGTCGGAGGCTGCCGGATATTTTGACCGGATTCAACTAGGTGAAATGGCAAAGAACTTCTTCCAATCACTGCAGAATGACATCAAGACAGAAATACATGATGCATTAACACCTCTTGCCGAAGCAGATCAAATTAATGATCCAATTGGTGAAAAAATGCTTCTGAATACAGCCTACCTGATTGACCGTGACAAGGAAGCGGAATTCGATGAAAAGGTAAACAAACTCCATGACAGCTGGCAAGATAAAGTGGACTTTAAATACACAGGTCCATGGCCGGCATATAACTTTATCAATATTAAATTGAAGGTAGAGGAACCCTCTGCATGA
- the gvpN gene encoding gas vesicle protein GvpN — MTDYEEKNQTSLYEQSSYYKGIIKRSLRYLDTGYPLHFTGPSGIGKTTLALHIAKQRKRPVMLINGNKDLSTEDFIGAFTGYKRRKLKDNYVRSVHKIEENVTESWADGRLLEAVKKGYTLVYDEFTRSQPEINNIFLPILEEKILPLYGTKQKKSFIKVHPDFSVIFTSNPVEYAGVYETQDALLDRMVTLTLGSLEQESEITAVINKTSIEREKAEAIVEFMMKIRKLCHSGQDFQGPSLRASIMIAELVKRYDIPVDGSNEEFYQLCFDITWFPLQACVEDKHKQRAQRQLIQECKKIKVG; from the coding sequence ATGACCGATTACGAAGAGAAAAATCAAACAAGTTTATATGAACAATCATCATACTATAAAGGAATTATAAAGCGGTCATTAAGATATTTGGATACTGGCTATCCACTCCACTTCACAGGTCCTTCAGGAATTGGAAAAACAACGCTGGCCCTTCATATTGCAAAGCAAAGAAAACGCCCTGTTATGTTAATTAACGGGAATAAAGATCTTTCTACAGAGGATTTTATTGGTGCTTTTACAGGCTATAAACGCAGAAAATTGAAGGATAATTATGTAAGAAGTGTCCATAAAATCGAGGAAAATGTTACCGAGTCTTGGGCTGATGGAAGATTGCTTGAAGCTGTTAAGAAGGGCTATACCCTAGTATATGATGAGTTTACACGTTCCCAGCCAGAGATAAACAATATATTTTTACCTATACTGGAAGAGAAGATTTTACCTCTTTATGGAACCAAGCAGAAGAAGTCATTTATAAAGGTTCATCCGGATTTTTCCGTTATTTTTACAAGTAACCCTGTGGAGTATGCAGGTGTTTATGAAACTCAGGATGCACTGCTTGACCGGATGGTGACGTTGACGCTTGGATCTTTGGAGCAGGAATCGGAAATTACAGCCGTTATCAATAAAACTTCGATTGAGCGGGAGAAAGCGGAAGCAATTGTTGAATTTATGATGAAGATTAGGAAGCTTTGTCATTCCGGACAGGATTTTCAAGGTCCTTCACTAAGAGCCTCTATTATGATTGCTGAATTAGTAAAACGGTACGACATTCCCGTTGATGGGTCGAACGAGGAATTTTATCAGCTATGCTTTGACATTACATGGTTTCCCCTTCAGGCATGTGTGGAGGACAAACATAAACAACGGGCACAAAGACAGCTCATACAAGAATGCAAAAAAATTAAGGTGGGGTGA
- the gvpO gene encoding gas vesicle protein GvpO, producing the protein MRYMKVMEEVKHFFNENIAPPHKIISVKKHEENGESGWRALVEVIEEKEYMKKYANDQMIGLYEIFLDPESEVTGFSRISLRFRSDLEEQA; encoded by the coding sequence GTGAGATATATGAAGGTTATGGAGGAAGTAAAACATTTTTTCAATGAAAATATCGCCCCTCCACATAAAATTATTTCTGTTAAAAAACATGAGGAAAATGGTGAGAGTGGCTGGCGGGCACTTGTAGAAGTCATAGAGGAAAAAGAGTATATGAAAAAATATGCCAATGATCAAATGATTGGTTTATATGAAATTTTTCTCGATCCGGAATCCGAGGTTACCGGTTTTTCAAGAATAAGTCTCCGGTTCCGAAGCGATTTGGAGGAACAGGCTTAG
- the gvpA gene encoding gas vesicle structural protein GvpA gives MAIQKSTDSSSLAEVIDRILDKGIVIDAFARVSVVGIELITIEARVVIASVDTWLRYAEAVGLLQDDFEEDGLSDRLSARTDSLDYEEEEA, from the coding sequence ATGGCTATACAAAAGTCAACCGATAGTTCAAGCTTAGCGGAGGTTATTGACCGAATACTGGATAAAGGAATTGTAATAGATGCATTCGCAAGAGTTTCTGTGGTAGGAATCGAATTGATTACCATTGAGGCGCGTGTTGTTATTGCCAGTGTCGATACATGGTTACGATATGCAGAGGCTGTCGGTTTATTGCAGGATGATTTTGAGGAAGATGGCCTATCAGACCGTTTATCTGCACGTACAGATAGTTTGGATTATGAAGAAGAAGAAGCTTAA
- the gvpQ gene encoding gas vesicle protein GvpQ, which yields MEAPKKIIEKPSVQASFIAGGITFLATTAPLLFPKVRKGISHAVPKVKKIIKRADNPTEMKQAVKSEFKEEMTEQFRNKLTEGIQSKANEAAEKLKKKKDENAKKVHANAEKAEDKMQHALLHVKKKVAGAKETGQEFQNKLNKRKTSDTGVRSANHIKGVSHVKSAASIKSSTKIKGPRSIKHHSNVR from the coding sequence ATGGAAGCACCTAAGAAAATAATTGAGAAACCCAGCGTACAAGCATCGTTTATTGCTGGTGGGATTACCTTTTTAGCTACTACGGCACCGCTGTTATTTCCTAAGGTAAGAAAAGGGATAAGCCATGCTGTGCCAAAGGTAAAAAAAATTATCAAACGAGCTGACAATCCAACAGAGATGAAACAAGCCGTAAAATCAGAATTTAAAGAAGAAATGACTGAGCAATTTCGCAATAAATTAACTGAAGGCATCCAATCCAAAGCGAATGAAGCAGCAGAAAAGCTGAAGAAAAAGAAGGATGAAAATGCGAAAAAGGTTCACGCCAATGCAGAAAAAGCAGAAGACAAAATGCAGCACGCACTATTGCATGTTAAGAAAAAAGTTGCTGGTGCCAAGGAAACTGGACAGGAATTTCAGAACAAATTAAATAAAAGGAAAACATCAGATACAGGAGTTCGGAGTGCAAATCATATTAAAGGTGTAAGTCATGTTAAAAGTGCTGCCTCCATTAAGAGCTCTACGAAAATTAAAGGTCCAAGAAGCATTAAACATCACTCTAACGTTAGATAA
- a CDS encoding MerR family transcriptional regulator, translated as MVKPIEIARKLGISTSALRHYEAWGIVPPVNRSANGYRLYTDEHVAYFECIRAMNEGFGMDLVRKIMPLIQEQKLTEALWLVNEAQAKLHQEKTKAEQALQALELEELEGFSARHKKDWYSIREVAEEIDVPASTLRHWEKEGLIEPEREIDNGYRKYSRADIRRLLIIRTIRSAVYSLEIVRRVVDEIDQNNLAQAKKIAKDSLTYMDYLIKKQLRGGYYLHKLYSLLEKLPS; from the coding sequence ATGGTTAAACCAATCGAAATTGCTCGGAAGCTGGGAATTAGTACAAGTGCACTGAGGCATTACGAAGCATGGGGTATTGTCCCTCCTGTTAATCGTTCCGCTAATGGATATCGGCTTTATACAGACGAGCATGTTGCGTATTTTGAATGTATTCGCGCGATGAACGAGGGATTTGGCATGGATCTTGTACGCAAAATTATGCCGCTAATTCAGGAGCAAAAACTAACGGAAGCACTTTGGCTGGTGAATGAGGCCCAGGCAAAGCTTCACCAAGAAAAGACTAAAGCAGAGCAAGCACTCCAAGCACTCGAATTAGAAGAGCTTGAAGGATTCTCCGCTCGTCATAAAAAGGACTGGTACTCAATTCGTGAGGTTGCTGAAGAAATTGATGTTCCTGCATCAACTCTCAGACATTGGGAAAAAGAAGGACTGATTGAGCCAGAGCGTGAGATTGATAATGGCTATCGGAAATATAGTCGTGCTGATATACGCAGACTATTAATTATTCGAACAATACGGTCTGCTGTCTATTCACTGGAAATTGTCCGGCGAGTAGTAGATGAAATCGATCAAAATAATCTGGCACAGGCTAAAAAGATAGCAAAGGATTCACTTACATATATGGATTATCTGATAAAAAAACAGCTTCGTGGAGGATACTATCTTCATAAATTGTATAGCTTATTAGAAAAGCTTCCAAGTTAA